The segment CGCGTGCCTTTAAGGATTACGCGAGGTACTTCATTGGAAATGTGATCGTTATTATCGGGCCGAAAATGTTGAAAGATGGGCAGCAGAAGAAGCACAGTGATCCAATGCCCGAAGCGCCTGGATGGGAGAACGAGAAGCAATGGACAAAGGCATGGTCGAAAGAGATCGGCAACGAAAAGGATATTTGTGTGATTTGGAAGAGGaatttgtaacttttgtaccttttaacttttgttttataaagatatttatttattacgttTTAATAAAGAATGCTTTTAGCgataattgaaaagaaaagaaaaaattgtagttttttttaataaattaaattttcttctcaagatgaacaaaaattgtaaaaatttttaacccttctttttctataaaaccaaaaaaatttttaaaaattaatttttcttcctctaaaagagcaaaaaaaaaatttaaaaattaatttttcttaatttatgaaagcaaaaaattctaaaaaattatttttttatattttgttaaagcaaaaaatttttaaaaattaatttttcttattttatgaaagcaaaaaatttttaaaaaattaatttttcttattttatgaaagcaaaaaatttaaaaaaaatatttttaaaaaaatttatttttcttatttaatgaaagcaagaaatttttaaaaatttatttttcttattttttaaaagcaaaatatttttaaaatatttatttttcttattttatgaaagcaaaaaaaaaattaaaaaattaatttttcttattttataaatgcgaaaaatttttaaaaaattaatttttcttattttataaaagcaaaaaataatttttaaaaattattttttttttattttttaaaagtaaaaaattttaataaaattaatttttatttattttttgaaagcaaaaaattttttaaaaattaatttttcttattttataaaagcaaaaaaaaattttttaaaattatttttttttattttataaaaataaaaaattttaataaaattaatttttctttaatttttctaaaaaaaattttttaaaaattaatttttcttattttatgaaagcaaaaaatttttaaaaattaattttcttatattatgaaagcaaataattttttaaaaattttttttttttattttatgaaagcaaaaaaattttaaaaattatttttttctctagaaaaaaaattaataatttttctcccttaataaaattaatttaaaaaaaaagtatttttctttctgtataaaagcaaacatttttgatttttttttttctacaaaaatcacaaaaaagtatcaaaaggTTAACCAATTAACGttcaaatcaatatttttctactGAAATCGTAATTTACTTCATTTGTAAACCACAAACTTGACTTGTGACGACAAATTCATTCACTTACTACCACATTTACATAACTTTATTACATATCTCGACAACTCACACTATCATtaacacaaaaacaacaaaaagtacaCAATCACATAATCTCTCACATGGTCTTACAATTATACAGCCGTAGAAGTTCCATTCACTCATTCAAAACAATTTCAGTTATTCAGCGAAATCGTGTTGAATTTAGTTGCGTACGAGACTTTGCTTGCTTCGGTACTTTTtactctttcaaaaaaaaaaaccttttaattGCCACACAATTtcggaatttattaaaaagacgACTTCCAATGcagtaaattgattttaattggcGATCGAGTGACGCACAAagatttcttcgaaaaaaaataaagctctGAGGAAGCATGACTGAACCTCCAGATTACACGGATGAGGAATGGCAACAAATTAATTCGGAATTCCAACGCATGAAAGGTAAAAGCTTATCACCAAGTcttgatttttactttttttctgtgattagaaatttgtttttatttttattttgacatgaCACGAAACATTATCTGCGCAAAGAGACTTATCATTAGCGATAATTTATCTCGAACGATAGAAGGTCGAGttgggatttttttgatgactcatttttttttgtagatgatCATTATTTGGATCATGCAGGCGCGGGACTCTATTCGGAAGTGCAGATAAAGGAGATTTCGgagaatttgatgaaaaatttctatagtAATCCGCATACGAGTAAACTAACGGAAGATATTGTCGATCAAGTTCGATTTAGGTGAGAAAATGTTTAGGtttcgaaaagaaaatttagttttcgaaattaaatttttaatttttcgaaattaaatttttaatttttcaaaatcaaatttttaatttttcaaaataaaaaattttgtaagaattaattaaattaaataaaatttttaattttcgaaattaaatttttaattttcaaaatatttttttttttaagaaatgaattaaattaaataaaatttttaattttcgaaattaaattttaattttttgaaataaaatttttaattttttaaaataattttttttttaagaaatgaattaaattaaataaaatttttaacttttaaaattaaatttttcgaaattaaatttttaattttcaaaatattttttttttaagaaatgaattaaattaaatcaaatttttaattttttgaaattaaatttttaatttttcaaaataaaaaattttgtaagaaattaattaaattaaataaaatttttaacttttgaaattaaatttttaatttttaaaataaattttcttttaagaaatgaattaaattaaataattattttaatttttttttaataattaaatttttaatttttcaaaataatttttttttaagaaatgaattaaattaaataaaatttttaattttcgaaattaaattttaattttttgaaattaaatttttaatttttcaaaataaaaaattttgtaagaaattaattaaattaaataaaatttttagttttttaaataaaatttttgatattttaaattttgaaaaaaaagatcttaaaataattttttgtaaatttttcaaattttttaataaaattttcttaattttttttagaatcctTCGCCATTTCAACACCTCAACCGAACACTACGATGTCATTTTCACCGCAAACGCAACCGCCGCTCTCAAAACTGTCGCGGAAACCTTCAACTTCAACTATCACGGCGAAGCCATGGAAAACGCTGATCCCAAAATCCCCGGAACTTTCGCCTTCACGATCGACAATCACGTTTCCGTTCTCGGGATGCGAGAAATTGTCGCTACAAACCACATCCGTTGTCTCGAACGCTCCGAACTCCTCGCCACAATTGATCGTCGAAAGTCCTCAGTAACAGCTTTATTTGTCCCCAAAAACAGTTCTTTACTCGTTTTTCCCGCGCAAAGTAACTTTTGCGGCTACAAATACCCCTTGGAGCTCATCGAGAAGGTGCATCGTCTCGGCTTGGGCGAATTAGATCACGAACATTGGGACACGGAATGGTATGTGGCTCTTGATGCAGCGGCAATTGCAGGCACGAGTGACATCGACCTCACGCGACACAAACCGGATTTCATGTGTGTGTCTTTTAGCAAGATGTTCGGATACCCCACGGGACTCGGATGTCTCTTGGTCAGCAAAAGAGgcgaaaaaatgctaaaaaagcGATATTTTGGCGGCGGAACGATAAAAGTTGCTTTGGGGACAAAAAATTGGCATAAAAAACGCGAaaatttacacgaaaaattcgAAGACGGAACAATTTCGTATCTCGGGATCGTCTCGTTGCTCACGGGATTCAACACGTTATCGAGACTCGTGCCtccaaagaataatttttcaacaatgtcGAGGATTTCGCATCATGTCTTCCAACTTTCGCGCTATTTCTACACGGAAGCCAGCAAATTACGCCATCAAAACGGGcgaaaagtgataaaattcttcaattccTCCGAAAATTACAGTTCCCGCAAGAAACAAGGCGGAATTTGTGCTTTTATCCTCAAAAACGACGACGGCAGTTACGTTGGATACGCCGAATTTAATTGCATCGCagctttaaacaaaattcacgTGAGAACCGGGTGTTTTTGCAATCCGGGAGCATGTCAACGATACTTGGAGCTTTCCGACGAAAGcgttttgcataattttgagGCAGGTCACGTGTGCGGAGATGCTTTGGATATTGTCGAAGGACGTCCCACGGGCGCTGTGAGAGCTTCTTTCGGGTATATGACACGAAAATCTGACATTGATGCGCTTTTGAAGGTCATTCGAGAGGCTTTTGTGAACAAAAAACCCTCGGAAAAGgcgattttcgtaaaaaattcggAAATTAACGGAAATCAGGAGATAAAAATCAAGCTAAAAGCGATAAATTTGTATCCCGTGAAGTCATGCGGGGCATTTAAAGTCGAAAAATGGCCTTTAACTGAACGAGGCTTGAAATTCGATCGGGAATGGATGATCGTAAGAGATACGGGAGTTGCTCTCACACAGAAACATGAACCAAAGATGTGCTTAATTTCGcctaaaataacgaaaaattcattaattttgtcatttcctTACCGAAAATCGATTGAAATCCCCTTGGAAATGTCCCAAAACGAggattttctgataaaaacgAGTTTCTGTCAAAGTAAAGTCTGTAACGATAACATCCAAGGCGTCGATTGTGGCGAAAAAGTCGCTAGATGGCTCTCTGATTGTTTAAATATCGACGGTTTACGTTTAATTCGTCAAGATTTCACGCAAAAACGTTACATGAAGACCTCGGATAAGGAAAAAACCAAAGAAGTATCGTTGGCGAACAAAGCCCAGTTCTTAGTTATTAACGCGACATCTGTGAAATGGCTCGCGAAACAAGTAGAATCATGGAGCGACacgaattttgatgaaaaatctccGCTAGATGGCGTTATTTCACGATTTCGTGGCAATTTGATCATTGAAACCGATAAAGAACtgattgaaaatgaattttctcggTTAAGAACTGAAAAATCGCaagttttgttagaaaatgatGGACCCTGTACCCGCTGCCAAATGATCTGTATTGATCAAAGTACGGGAGAAAAGACGTCAGAGCCTCTGAGAACGCTTGTGAGAGCTTTAGAGGGTAAAATGAGGTTCGGAGTTTATTTTTCGCAAGTTTCGCAAAGTAGTTCAGAACGGTTTTTagatattaatgaaaatttatacgcCATTCcacaataaatgattttttttattacttaaagtttaatatttagtgattttttccgataatttttttaaccttagctatttacattttttttttttgtttaaatgttttgaatcattttcggATGTCTTTCCAATGGCAAATTGCTCGTTGTGAATCCGGGGCAGCGCCAAATGGACGAGATCCGTCATGATAAACGTATTTGTTGACTGGGTAATCGTGAAGTGTTTCATAGCCATACACGCTGGAGCCGAGTtgctgtgaaaaaaatgaataataagttaaatttgcattgggtaaaaaatttaaaaatattctttaagaaaaattttttaaaatttgcattgggtaaaaaattaaaaatattctatgggaaaaaaaaattttaaatttgcattgggtaaaaaattaaaaatattctttaagagaaaattttttaaatttgcattgggtaaaaaatttaaaaatattctttaagagaaaattttttaaatttgcattgggtaaaaaattttaaaatattctatgggacaaaaatttttaaaatttgcattgggtaaaaaattttaaaatattctttaagagaaaatttttaaaatttgcattgggtaaaaaattttaaaatattctttaagagaaaattttcaaaatttgcattgggtaaaaaatttaaaaatatattatggaacaaaaattttttaaatttgcattgggtaaaaaattaaaaaatattttatgggacaaaaatttttaaaatttgccttgggtaaaaaattttaaaatattctttaagagaaattttttaaaatttgcattgggtaaaaaatttaaaaatattctatgggacaaaaatttttaaaatttgcattgggtaaaaaattttaaaatattctatgagataaaaatttttaaaatttgccttgggtaaaaaatttgaaaatattctttaagagaaaaattttaaaatttgcattgggtaaaaaatttgaaaatattctttaagagaaaatttttaaaatttgca is part of the Culicoides brevitarsis isolate CSIRO-B50_1 chromosome 3, AGI_CSIRO_Cbre_v1, whole genome shotgun sequence genome and harbors:
- the LOC134833438 gene encoding molybdenum cofactor sulfurase 3; translated protein: MTEPPDYTDEEWQQINSEFQRMKDDHYLDHAGAGLYSEVQIKEISENLMKNFYSNPHTSKLTEDIVDQVRFRILRHFNTSTEHYDVIFTANATAALKTVAETFNFNYHGEAMENADPKIPGTFAFTIDNHVSVLGMREIVATNHIRCLERSELLATIDRRKSSVTALFVPKNSSLLVFPAQSNFCGYKYPLELIEKVHRLGLGELDHEHWDTEWYVALDAAAIAGTSDIDLTRHKPDFMCVSFSKMFGYPTGLGCLLVSKRGEKMLKKRYFGGGTIKVALGTKNWHKKRENLHEKFEDGTISYLGIVSLLTGFNTLSRLVPPKNNFSTMSRISHHVFQLSRYFYTEASKLRHQNGRKVIKFFNSSENYSSRKKQGGICAFILKNDDGSYVGYAEFNCIAALNKIHVRTGCFCNPGACQRYLELSDESVLHNFEAGHVCGDALDIVEGRPTGAVRASFGYMTRKSDIDALLKVIREAFVNKKPSEKAIFVKNSEINGNQEIKIKLKAINLYPVKSCGAFKVEKWPLTERGLKFDREWMIVRDTGVALTQKHEPKMCLISPKITKNSLILSFPYRKSIEIPLEMSQNEDFLIKTSFCQSKVCNDNIQGVDCGEKVARWLSDCLNIDGLRLIRQDFTQKRYMKTSDKEKTKEVSLANKAQFLVINATSVKWLAKQVESWSDTNFDEKSPLDGVISRFRGNLIIETDKELIENEFSRLRTEKSQVLLENDGPCTRCQMICIDQSTGEKTSEPLRTLVRALEGKMRFGVYFSQVSQSSSERFLDINENLYAIPQ